Within Dehalococcoidia bacterium, the genomic segment CATCAAAAGGAGGCTGGACGAAAGTCCAGCCTCCTTACTTTTCGATAGAGTCGAGCTTAACGCAAATCAATGAGCCGCCGCTGAGGTGGAAGAGCCTGCGGCTACCTCCAGGATATGGTCGAGCGCGGGCTTCGGTAAATCGAGCCGCGACAACTCGGCGCGTAATTTCGGCTGTGAGAGATAGCCTGCCTGAAACGCATTCAGTCGGGCGGCGGCTGTGGATTTCACCAGGTCGGCGAAATTCGGATAGACATTATGGAGAACGCGCATAAGTTCACGCGACTGTTGCAGGGAGTACTTCTGATGGTAGTCCTCGGCGGGGAAGAAATGTTTGTAGGGTAGGACATCCACAAAAGTCTTTTTCTTCAAACGCTCCTCAAGGCGCTGCTTGGACTCCTCGGCCTGGCGTTTTTGCTCGTCGTTGTGGTAAAAGATGATGTTGGCGTACTGGCCTCTCTTCTGATGGGTAGGCTCGATACCGCTCCAGAAAATTTCAAGCAGCCGTTCGTAGGAAATCACCAGCGGGTTGAACTGCAACTGGGTGGTCTCAGAATAGCCGTCCAGGTTGTGATAGGTGGGTCCGATTGAATTCCCCCCGGCATAACCTGCGACGGTCTGAACGACTCCGCTTTCACCCCCGAACCGGGAGTCAGTCCCCCAGAATCAGCCCATGGAGAAGGTGGCTGTTTGCAATTCAGGGGTGAGGGCGGCTTCTACCGGAACCCTTTCGTTTTCCAGATTGCGTGATTGTACTGTCATGCATAGATTTTAAACGGCGACCTGTTAAAGAGTCATAACATCGGTGGAGAAGAGGTTAAAGTTATATGACAAATCAAAAAATGCAGGGGCGAGTCATGACTCCCCCCACAAAAACTCAAAATCAGCGTCGGACCTGGACAGGAGGACGGAATCTAGCATTAAATGTAGGGGCATAGCATGCTATGCTATGCCCCTACGATTGTATTTAACTATTGTTCAGGCTTTTAACAATCTGAATGACCCGGGAGGCGGAAACCCATACTATCGTTTTGAAATTTAATGCCAAAACCGCTTGACTCCCACTATCTATTGTGTTACGTTGATTATAGTAATACTACATCTAGTAGTTATGTTATGAAGTGTCCCTATTGCGGCAGTGACGATTCCAGGGTGGTGGATTCGCGCGACACCACAGACGGTGTCAGGCGCCGGCGGGAGTGTATCAAGTGCCAGGCGCGCTTCACCACCTATGAACGCCTTCAGCCGGTCTCGCTCTACGTCATCAAGAAGGACGGCCGGCACGAGGAGTTTAACAAAGAAAAGCTTCTTAGCGGCATACGCAAGGCCTGTGAAAAACGCCCGCTGGCAGAAGGGGCCGTCGAAGCGCTGGCGGATGATATAGAATCCGAGCTCATCCAGATGGGCAAGGCCGAAATCCCCAGCTCGGTCATCGGCGACATGGTGATGCGGCATCTCAAGAAACTCGACTACATCGCCTACATACGTTTTGCCAGCGTTTACCGCGATTTTACGGATATCACCGACCTCAAGCAGGAAGTCGATACGCTCTTAAGCCATCCCTCCCCGCCGGACGGCCAGCTCACGCTACCCATCAATTCCTAATCCATACAGGTTAATCCAGTTCGGGGGTTATTATGGTTAAACCGGGTGAGTCGAAAACGGGGGCAGGAGGGCTGGTCAACCGCACGCAGATTGCCCGCGCTATTTTCAATGCCGCCGCCTCCATGGGCATTTCGGACCGCGACCTCATAGACAAGCTCACCACCCAGGTCATCGGGCGCATGGAGCGCCCCGCCGTGCTGCCTGGCATGGAGGATTTCATCCCTAAAGGCATCAAACAGCCGCTACCTCAAGCCTCCGATTCGGACATCCTGGCTATGGTGAAAGAGTTCCTGTCGGTCGAGAAACCGGTGCGGGTCGAGGATACTCCCCCCTCTCGCGCGGAGATAACCGAACCTCCTGCGTCAATTAATGAAATCAAACCAGCAGAAAGTAGAATAGTGTCAGAACCCAAACCAGAAACAGAATCAAAATCACGTTCGAGGAAGGAGACTCCCACCATGCCCGCCAAGACCAAAACAGGCGCCGTCCCCGCGAAACTCAGCGAGAACGCCCTGCGCGTGCTGGAAAAGCGCTACCTGAAAAAAGACAAGCAGGGCAAGGTGATAGAGACTCCCGAGGATATGTTCCGCCGCGTGGCGCAGACCATCGCTTCAGCCGAGCTAAAGCACAATCCCAAAGCTGATGTCAAAGCCTGGGAAGAGAAATTCTATTCCCTGATGACCGGTCTGGAATTCCTGCCGAACTCGCCCACCCTTATGAATGCCGGACGCGAGCTGGGCCAGCTTTCGGCCTGCTTCGTGCTGCCTATCGAGGACTCCATGGAGTCCATCTTCGAGGCCGTCAAGAACACCGCTCTCATCCACAAGAGCGGCGGCGGCACCGGTTTCTCGTTCTCGCGCCTGCGCCCCGAGACCGACAGAGTCGGCTCCACCGGAGGCGTGGCCAGCGGCCCGGTATCCT encodes:
- the nrdR gene encoding transcriptional repressor NrdR, which translates into the protein MKCPYCGSDDSRVVDSRDTTDGVRRRRECIKCQARFTTYERLQPVSLYVIKKDGRHEEFNKEKLLSGIRKACEKRPLAEGAVEALADDIESELIQMGKAEIPSSVIGDMVMRHLKKLDYIAYIRFASVYRDFTDITDLKQEVDTLLSHPSPPDGQLTLPINS